Proteins encoded in a region of the Shewanella polaris genome:
- a CDS encoding PQQ-dependent sugar dehydrogenase translates to MGIFFLGLFPIFASAAQSVIITVTKGFGLSLYASDLGDIKQMTVGDNGTLFVGSQKSGTVYALIDSDQNGQVDKRYLIAKGLDYPEAVAFHNGSLYVTEDDRIIRFDEIESRLRRPGRAREVYSNLPSLDKKYTRSMRFGPDGRLYVAIGSPCNVCESPMPFGNILAINVDTGASEQIAFGLRSVTGFDWSPVTNKLWFADLGRNWMGDNIPADEINRVDIKGSHFGFPYLHGTDVVEPAYDKPENLNITVPEFELPAHVAPTGLSFYRGEQFPQRYHQQLFVAENGSWNRSSKVGYQIVMLDIKDEKVIKRETVVSFLDGEFPVARPFDVINAPDGAMYISDDLKGNIYRLFYNAPEQSQEMK, encoded by the coding sequence ATGGGAATATTCTTTTTAGGCTTGTTTCCGATTTTTGCTTCAGCAGCACAATCTGTGATAATTACGGTAACAAAAGGCTTTGGTTTAAGCTTATATGCTTCTGATTTAGGTGATATTAAGCAAATGACCGTGGGCGATAACGGTACTTTATTTGTTGGTTCACAAAAAAGTGGCACCGTGTATGCGCTAATCGATAGTGATCAAAATGGACAAGTCGATAAGCGTTACCTTATCGCCAAAGGCCTTGATTATCCTGAGGCTGTCGCTTTCCACAACGGCTCGCTATACGTTACCGAGGATGATCGCATTATTCGTTTTGATGAGATTGAATCTCGATTACGTAGACCTGGTCGAGCGCGTGAAGTCTATTCTAATTTACCCAGTTTAGATAAAAAATACACTCGTTCTATGCGCTTTGGCCCTGACGGACGTCTGTATGTTGCTATTGGCTCACCATGTAATGTCTGTGAATCCCCGATGCCATTTGGGAATATTTTGGCTATAAATGTCGATACCGGTGCCAGTGAACAAATTGCTTTTGGGTTGAGAAGCGTTACCGGTTTTGATTGGTCACCTGTAACTAACAAATTATGGTTTGCTGATTTAGGCCGTAATTGGATGGGTGATAATATTCCTGCAGATGAGATTAATCGTGTAGACATTAAAGGTAGCCATTTTGGTTTTCCTTATTTGCATGGCACCGATGTGGTTGAACCTGCATATGATAAACCCGAAAACTTAAATATTACGGTTCCCGAATTTGAACTACCAGCACATGTGGCGCCAACGGGATTAAGTTTTTATCGGGGTGAGCAATTTCCTCAACGCTATCATCAACAGCTTTTTGTGGCCGAAAATGGCTCGTGGAACCGCTCAAGTAAAGTCGGCTATCAAATTGTGATGCTTGATATTAAAGATGAAAAGGTTATTAAACGTGAAACCGTGGTGAGCTTTTTAGATGGAGAGTTTCCGGTTGCACGTCCGTTTGATGTTATTAATGCGCCAGATGGTGCTATGTACATTTCAGATGACCTAAAAGGTAATATTTACCGTCTGTTTTATAACGCACCTGAACAATCACAGGAAATGAAATAA
- a CDS encoding bacterioferritin-associated ferredoxin has product MYVCLCHAITDTQIKAAVSQGDCSLADVKKRLGVADQCGKCARMATNIIQTQLEYEPNFYEVA; this is encoded by the coding sequence ATGTACGTTTGTCTTTGTCATGCCATCACTGATACTCAAATTAAAGCTGCCGTAAGCCAAGGTGATTGCTCACTTGCTGACGTGAAAAAGCGTTTGGGTGTTGCTGATCAATGTGGTAAATGTGCGCGAATGGCAACTAACATCATTCAGACTCAGCTAGAGTACGAACCTAATTTCTATGAAGTGGCTTAA
- a CDS encoding YqiA/YcfP family alpha/beta fold hydrolase: MLLYIHGFNSSPRSDKAVQTAHYIQQHYPQVDFYQPQLPSSPIAAMTLLCNITEQAKQQGQVLRFIGSSLGGYFASYLAEMYGGKAVLVNPAVKPFELFEQFIGPQYNPYTNEHYQVLPIHQNDVATFNTHVIRHPDRFLVLLQTGDEVLDYRQALHKYHSCELHLEPKGDHSFVGYEQQLDKICKFIQL, encoded by the coding sequence ATGCTGCTTTATATACATGGTTTTAATAGCTCTCCGCGGTCAGACAAGGCCGTTCAAACCGCACACTATATTCAGCAACATTATCCACAAGTCGATTTTTACCAACCACAATTACCTTCTTCACCCATCGCAGCAATGACATTATTGTGCAACATTACTGAACAAGCTAAACAGCAAGGGCAGGTATTACGCTTTATCGGTTCATCATTAGGCGGTTATTTTGCGAGTTATTTAGCTGAAATGTATGGTGGAAAAGCCGTTTTGGTGAATCCTGCGGTAAAACCGTTCGAATTATTTGAACAGTTTATCGGACCCCAATATAATCCTTATACTAACGAACATTATCAGGTGTTGCCGATACATCAAAATGATGTCGCTACGTTTAATACTCATGTGATCCGACATCCAGATCGTTTTCTTGTGCTGTTGCAAACTGGTGACGAAGTGTTAGATTATCGGCAAGCGCTACATAAGTACCATAGCTGTGAATTACATTTAGAGCCGAAAGGCGACCACAGTTTTGTCGGCTATGAACAACAATTAGACAAAATATGTAAATTTATTCAGCTGTAA
- the parE gene encoding DNA topoisomerase IV subunit B: MTNQYTSDAIEVLNGLDPVKRRPGMYTDTSRPNHLGQEVIDNSVDEALAGHATKIDVVLHADNSLEVTDDGRGMPVDIHPEEGIPGVELILTKLHAGGKFSNENYQFSGGLHGVGISVVNALSTRVEITVRRDAQVYDMAFENGFKVEELVVTGTCGRRNTGTRVHFWPDTSYFDSPNFSVSKLIYILRAKAVLCPGLRIKFTNKQNGEVHEWFYESGLTDYLKEAIKDSVLLPEEPFVGSFKGKLEAAEWAITWLPEGGDSLSESYVNLIPTPLGGTHVNGFRQGLLESMREFCEFRNLVPRGIKLSPDDIWDRAAFILSIKMQDPQFSGQTKEKLSSRQSSAFVAGIARDAFSLWLNSNTELAEQLAELCIGNALRRLKAAKKVARKKVTSGPALPGKLTDCSGQDPMRGELFLVEGDSAGGSAKQARDREFQAIMPLRGKILNTWEVDASQVLGSQEVHNISIAIGCDPDSEDISELRYGKICILADADSDGLHIATLLCALFLKHYRVLVNHGHIYIAMPPLFRIDVGKEVFYALDEAEKSGILDRIAAENKKGKVQVTRFKGLGEMNPLQLRETTMDPNTRRLVQLTIDDADETVALMDMLLAKKRAPDRKSWLESKGDLALL, translated from the coding sequence ATGACCAACCAATATACTTCTGATGCTATTGAGGTCCTCAATGGACTTGACCCGGTAAAACGCCGTCCAGGCATGTATACCGATACTTCTAGACCTAACCATCTTGGGCAAGAAGTCATTGATAATAGTGTTGATGAAGCATTGGCGGGGCACGCGACTAAAATTGACGTTGTACTCCATGCTGACAACTCCCTAGAAGTGACCGACGATGGCCGTGGTATGCCTGTGGATATTCATCCAGAAGAAGGCATTCCTGGAGTTGAACTTATTCTAACTAAACTGCATGCAGGTGGTAAGTTTTCCAATGAAAACTACCAGTTTTCAGGTGGTTTACATGGCGTAGGTATTTCAGTTGTTAACGCCTTATCCACCCGAGTAGAAATTACGGTTCGCCGAGATGCTCAAGTGTATGACATGGCATTTGAAAACGGCTTCAAAGTTGAAGAGTTGGTTGTTACGGGTACATGTGGACGTCGTAATACCGGGACTCGAGTGCATTTTTGGCCCGATACCAGTTATTTTGATTCACCCAATTTTTCTGTCAGTAAGTTAATTTATATCCTACGGGCGAAAGCGGTATTATGTCCTGGTTTGCGGATCAAATTTACCAATAAGCAAAATGGTGAAGTACATGAGTGGTTCTATGAAAGTGGCTTAACCGATTACCTTAAAGAAGCCATAAAAGACTCGGTTTTATTACCAGAAGAGCCGTTTGTGGGCAGTTTTAAAGGCAAGTTAGAAGCCGCTGAATGGGCGATTACTTGGTTACCTGAAGGTGGTGACAGTTTAAGTGAAAGCTACGTCAACTTAATACCAACTCCATTAGGTGGTACTCATGTCAATGGCTTTAGACAAGGTTTACTTGAGTCTATGCGTGAGTTTTGTGAATTCCGTAATCTTGTTCCTCGAGGAATTAAATTATCGCCCGATGACATTTGGGATCGTGCAGCGTTTATCTTATCGATAAAAATGCAAGACCCACAATTTTCTGGGCAAACCAAAGAAAAACTCTCTAGTCGTCAAAGTTCTGCATTTGTGGCAGGCATTGCTCGAGATGCATTTTCTTTATGGTTAAATTCCAATACAGAATTAGCCGAGCAGTTGGCAGAACTGTGTATTGGTAATGCACTGCGTCGCTTAAAAGCAGCCAAGAAAGTCGCGCGTAAAAAAGTCACCTCAGGCCCTGCGCTACCAGGCAAGTTAACGGATTGTAGTGGCCAAGACCCTATGCGTGGTGAATTATTTTTAGTGGAAGGTGACTCTGCTGGAGGTAGTGCCAAACAAGCTCGAGACCGAGAATTTCAAGCGATTATGCCATTAAGAGGCAAAATTTTAAATACGTGGGAAGTAGATGCCTCACAAGTGTTAGGCTCGCAAGAGGTGCATAATATTTCGATTGCGATTGGTTGCGATCCTGACAGTGAAGATATTTCAGAATTACGTTATGGTAAAATTTGTATTTTAGCCGATGCGGATTCTGATGGACTACATATTGCGACACTATTGTGTGCGTTGTTTTTAAAGCATTATCGCGTATTGGTGAATCATGGGCATATCTATATTGCTATGCCGCCACTATTTCGTATTGATGTCGGTAAAGAAGTTTTTTATGCTTTGGATGAGGCCGAAAAATCCGGAATTTTAGATCGTATAGCAGCAGAAAATAAGAAAGGTAAAGTGCAAGTGACTCGCTTTAAAGGTCTGGGTGAAATGAACCCCTTGCAATTGCGTGAAACCACCATGGATCCGAATACACGACGCTTAGTACAATTAACCATTGATGATGCAGATGAGACTGTGGCATTAATGGATATGTTACTAGCCAAAAAGCGTGCTCCGGATCGTAAGAGCTGGTTAGAAAGCAAAGGTGACTTAGCGTTACTTTAG
- the cpdA gene encoding 3',5'-cyclic-AMP phosphodiesterase, with protein sequence MLKEAVHYSIAENEPVRLVQVTDPHLFADPEGQLLGVNTAQSLQAVLNTFIATQYPANILLATGDISQDYSPESYQHFVEKIEMLNLPCHYLPGNHDDPRLMSLRMQGEQIFGQQRVIIGNWLILMLDSTVRGKPGGYMGEQQFALIDAAIKDEPNKHVLLVMHHNPILMQCAWLDQHCMMNGEDFLQRTSRYPQVKGVLWGHVHQQVDNVHFGAHGPIPLMATPSTCIQFKPASSYFALDNLQPGYRLLELACDGSIRTNVYRVPGNRFAPDNEASGY encoded by the coding sequence GTGCTTAAAGAAGCAGTCCATTATTCTATTGCTGAAAATGAACCCGTGCGATTAGTCCAAGTGACCGATCCGCATCTTTTTGCCGATCCTGAAGGTCAATTACTGGGTGTGAATACGGCACAAAGTCTCCAAGCTGTTCTGAATACGTTCATCGCAACCCAATATCCTGCTAATATTTTGTTGGCAACTGGCGATATTAGTCAAGATTACTCCCCTGAGTCCTATCAACACTTTGTTGAAAAAATTGAGATGTTAAATCTGCCTTGTCACTATCTACCCGGTAATCATGATGACCCAAGGTTGATGAGCTTGCGTATGCAAGGTGAGCAGATCTTTGGCCAACAAAGAGTCATTATTGGTAATTGGTTGATACTCATGCTTGATTCTACTGTTCGAGGTAAGCCTGGCGGCTATATGGGCGAACAACAGTTTGCCTTGATAGATGCTGCAATTAAGGATGAACCGAATAAGCATGTGTTGTTAGTGATGCATCATAATCCTATATTAATGCAGTGTGCTTGGTTAGATCAGCATTGCATGATGAATGGTGAAGACTTTTTGCAACGAACAAGTCGCTATCCGCAAGTGAAAGGAGTTCTTTGGGGGCATGTACATCAACAAGTGGATAATGTTCATTTTGGAGCGCATGGTCCTATTCCATTAATGGCGACGCCATCAACCTGTATTCAGTTCAAACCAGCTTCATCGTATTTTGCATTAGATAATCTTCAACCCGGTTATCGTTTGCTGGAGTTGGCATGCGATGGTAGCATTCGTACTAACGTGTACCGTGTGCCAGGAAATCGATTTGCACCTGATAATGAGGCCAGCGGATACTAG
- a CDS encoding mechanosensitive ion channel domain-containing protein produces MFRLACLFLCFLIVNTLSIPVLANTPLTLDKRLGLNSQPENQPLDIQSQIAELESSIEKLQIEQQTYTNIERSNNQIKLSLTGQLREAQVALNLDTDIALDQQASMAYFRLSELKETESSLNQQLRVISQRQTQLPQLITQAENALTQHNKTQQVPIDTPLGKRNNLQSALLTQQIETLQAERLANPKQLEITQLQQQLNRLSLEQQEDFIELINKYNIASRQQQTADTIANNLIDTQELADPWSLELSKLNQRYATQLQTLTSKIKAAIEKQQRIEKRYQSQNAQLSNVLEQITWVKTNSAFGDRFLQMLQSLPKPPNLDKLQTELADARLERYQLEQQQALNSQQLDDSETFSETQNKLLQSQQILIEQLLQSYDQYLAEFAKLRIGYEQLNQLHDTLKNTLNEHLFWVPNAPSIGALWLIDLSHSSVWLLQSNQWQSLQQAWSEQSNYWAWWGILLLCCLMAQDMLTPKFNKALNRYAVFVGNVTQDKFKYTIKTLIISLVYALIKPLPLIVAGIIFSSSEQNMVHAVGVGILAIGVCFLIYQFFFLLTLDKGILISHFRRPKKIVKQAQQTMASFVLVSAPLIGLMGFTEALDTSLVRNSIGRGAFIIFCILLCRLYKDIMLLIGQYRKNKPSATNMAIIQQAVWLILIVTPIFSAILAGIGYYFTAFQLLLQLQISVLLGLGFLLTYQLIKRWMLIERRLIAFDRAKAKRAERLAQREKGELHNNEPIETYEEPIVDLETISSQSLGLVRSILILAFFASLLGILAQTHTAVFTFLDGITLWTTNSNINGIEQQVPITLKSILFGFMLVGFTLVIAKNLPGLLELTLLQRLDLSPGTGFAITTVSSYLVVFFGILLGFSTLGMEWSKLQWLVAALSVGLGFGLQEIFANFISGLIILFEKPIRIGDTVTIRDLSGTVSKIQIRATTIVDWDRKEIIVPNKAFITEQLVNWSLSDQITRVIVNVSVSRDADPAKVEMLLHQAVRECDLSLAIPEPEVWFAGFGQHTQDYEIRSYAKDMSARWPLRHNLHKLITKKLKENNVELAYPQMEIHINQSSKEDTGLYKG; encoded by the coding sequence ATGTTTCGTTTAGCGTGTTTATTCCTATGTTTCCTTATCGTTAATACACTGTCGATTCCTGTATTAGCCAATACCCCTCTGACTTTAGATAAACGTTTGGGGCTTAATAGCCAACCCGAAAATCAACCACTTGATATACAATCTCAAATTGCAGAACTTGAAAGCAGCATTGAAAAGCTGCAAATAGAACAGCAAACCTATACCAATATTGAACGCTCTAACAACCAAATCAAGCTATCGCTTACAGGGCAACTTCGTGAAGCTCAGGTAGCATTAAATCTCGATACGGATATCGCGCTCGATCAGCAAGCTTCAATGGCTTATTTTCGTCTATCGGAGTTAAAAGAAACTGAGTCGAGCCTAAATCAGCAGTTACGTGTAATTTCACAACGCCAAACACAATTACCGCAGTTAATTACTCAAGCCGAAAATGCCTTAACTCAGCATAATAAAACCCAACAAGTGCCAATTGATACTCCATTGGGTAAACGTAATAATCTTCAGTCTGCACTGCTAACACAACAAATTGAGACCTTACAAGCTGAACGCTTAGCTAACCCTAAGCAATTAGAAATTACTCAGCTTCAACAACAACTCAATAGATTATCTTTAGAACAACAAGAAGACTTTATTGAGCTTATTAACAAATACAATATTGCGTCTCGTCAGCAACAAACCGCAGATACCATAGCCAACAATTTAATTGATACCCAAGAGCTAGCCGACCCGTGGTCGCTAGAATTAAGTAAATTAAATCAGCGCTATGCAACACAATTACAAACACTGACAAGCAAAATCAAAGCAGCAATAGAGAAACAACAACGAATTGAAAAGCGCTATCAATCACAAAATGCACAACTTTCAAATGTTCTTGAACAAATCACTTGGGTTAAAACCAATTCAGCATTCGGTGACCGTTTCTTGCAAATGCTGCAATCATTACCTAAGCCACCCAATCTTGATAAATTGCAAACAGAATTAGCGGATGCGCGACTAGAACGCTATCAATTAGAACAGCAACAAGCATTAAATAGTCAACAGCTCGATGACAGCGAAACTTTTTCAGAAACGCAAAACAAGTTACTGCAATCACAACAGATACTGATAGAGCAATTGCTGCAGAGTTATGATCAATATTTAGCTGAATTTGCTAAATTACGTATTGGCTATGAACAATTAAATCAATTACATGACACATTAAAAAATACCCTTAACGAACATTTATTTTGGGTACCTAACGCTCCTAGTATTGGCGCATTATGGTTAATTGATTTAAGCCACAGTAGTGTTTGGTTACTGCAATCAAATCAGTGGCAGTCATTACAACAAGCTTGGTCAGAACAAAGTAATTATTGGGCCTGGTGGGGCATTTTATTGTTGTGCTGTTTAATGGCACAAGACATGCTGACACCTAAGTTCAATAAAGCGCTTAATCGTTATGCTGTGTTTGTGGGCAATGTGACGCAAGATAAATTTAAGTACACCATCAAAACGCTCATAATCAGTTTAGTGTATGCCTTGATAAAACCCTTACCGTTAATAGTCGCAGGGATTATTTTCTCAAGTTCAGAGCAAAATATGGTTCATGCTGTGGGCGTCGGCATTTTAGCCATTGGTGTGTGTTTTCTGATTTACCAATTCTTTTTCTTATTAACCCTAGATAAAGGGATTTTAATTAGTCATTTCAGACGACCGAAAAAAATTGTCAAACAAGCACAACAGACTATGGCTTCATTTGTACTGGTATCAGCACCGTTAATTGGCTTAATGGGCTTTACCGAGGCTTTAGATACTTCATTAGTACGCAACAGTATTGGCCGTGGTGCATTTATCATTTTCTGTATTTTGTTGTGCCGACTGTATAAAGATATCATGTTACTTATTGGCCAATATCGTAAAAATAAGCCTAGTGCCACTAACATGGCGATTATTCAACAAGCAGTATGGTTAATCCTGATCGTCACCCCTATTTTTAGTGCTATTTTAGCGGGTATCGGCTACTACTTCACGGCTTTTCAACTTCTATTACAGCTACAGATATCGGTATTATTAGGTTTGGGCTTCTTACTTACCTATCAGTTAATTAAACGTTGGATGCTGATTGAGCGCCGCTTAATCGCGTTTGACCGCGCCAAAGCCAAGCGTGCAGAACGTTTAGCACAACGTGAAAAAGGCGAATTACACAACAATGAACCGATAGAAACCTACGAAGAACCCATTGTTGATTTAGAAACGATTTCTAGCCAATCACTGGGCTTGGTCAGATCAATTTTGATTCTAGCCTTTTTCGCCAGTTTATTAGGCATATTGGCGCAAACGCATACTGCGGTATTCACGTTTTTAGACGGTATTACCTTATGGACCACCAATAGCAATATAAATGGCATTGAGCAACAAGTACCCATTACATTAAAGTCAATTTTATTTGGGTTCATGTTAGTTGGTTTCACGTTAGTAATTGCTAAAAACCTCCCTGGCTTGCTAGAACTTACCTTGTTGCAGAGATTAGATTTATCGCCAGGAACCGGTTTTGCCATCACTACCGTTAGCAGTTATTTAGTGGTGTTTTTTGGCATACTGCTTGGGTTTTCGACCCTTGGCATGGAATGGTCAAAATTACAGTGGCTCGTTGCGGCGCTCTCTGTGGGTTTGGGCTTTGGCTTACAAGAAATTTTTGCTAACTTTATTTCTGGTTTAATCATTTTATTTGAAAAACCCATTCGTATTGGCGATACCGTCACTATCCGCGATCTCTCAGGAACGGTCAGTAAAATCCAAATCAGAGCCACTACGATTGTCGACTGGGATCGCAAAGAAATTATTGTGCCTAACAAAGCTTTTATTACTGAACAATTGGTTAACTGGTCGTTGTCCGATCAGATCACTCGTGTGATCGTGAATGTATCGGTATCTCGTGATGCTGACCCTGCTAAAGTTGAAATGTTACTTCATCAAGCCGTGCGAGAATGTGACTTATCATTAGCTATCCCAGAACCTGAAGTATGGTTTGCAGGCTTTGGTCAACATACACAAGATTATGAAATTCGTTCGTATGCCAAAGACATGTCCGCTCGTTGGCCTTTACGTCACAACTTACATAAACTTATTACTAAAAAGCTTAAAGAAAATAATGTCGAACTTGCTTATCCACAAATGGAAATTCACATTAATCAGTCATCTAAAGAAGATACTGGCTTATATAAAGGTTAA
- the parC gene encoding DNA topoisomerase IV subunit A, with protein MSDAIELSLDGVEQMPLRRFTEEAYLNYSMYVIMDRALPHIGDGLKPVQRRIIYAMSELGLSAQSKHKKSARTVGDVLGKYHPHGDSACYEAMVLMAQPFSYRYPLVDGQGNWGAPDDPKSFAAMRYTEARLSKFSEVLLSELGQGTVDWSPNFDGTMKEPKTLPARLPHILLNGITGIAVGMATDIPPHNVRELVSACVELIDNPKTDLARLMELVPGPDYPTEAEIITPKADIERIYDTGRGSIKMRAVYREEQGEILITSLPHQASSGKILEQIANQMQAKKLPMVSDLRDESDHENPVRLVIVPRSNRIDCDQLMTHLFATTDLEKSFRVNLNVLGLDGRPQVKGLKTLLTEWLEFRMTTVTRRLQYRLDKVLARLHILEALMVAFLNIDEVIEIIRFNDEPKAELMSRFNLSDKQAESILELKLRHLAKLEEFKIKAEQDELAAERDKLELLLSSDRRLKTLVKKELIQDGDNYGDNRRSPIIERIDAKALTEQELTPTESVTVVLSDKGWVRCAKGHDVDVEGLSYKSGDSYLCSAIGKSNQAAVFIDSTGRAFATDSHTLPSARSQGEPITTRFNMAPGATMQHVLMGADEQFFLLATDAGYGFICAYPDLISRNKAGKALLNLPTNALVLSPKLINKAADQSLLAITSEGRMLMFNLDALPQLSKGKGNKIIGIPTDRAKNREEILLHLSVVPQDASVTLWAGKRKLTLKPSDLEHYRGERGRRGAKLPRGLQRVDSVDVDGVYDDSESAVDGSTDTLD; from the coding sequence ATGAGTGATGCGATTGAATTAAGTCTTGATGGGGTAGAGCAAATGCCGCTAAGGCGCTTTACCGAAGAGGCTTATTTAAATTATTCCATGTACGTGATTATGGATCGTGCCTTACCGCATATTGGCGATGGCTTAAAACCCGTCCAACGCCGTATTATTTATGCCATGAGCGAATTAGGCTTATCTGCACAATCTAAACATAAAAAATCTGCCCGTACTGTCGGTGACGTTTTAGGTAAGTATCATCCACATGGTGATAGCGCATGTTATGAAGCCATGGTGTTAATGGCGCAGCCATTTTCTTATCGATATCCACTCGTCGATGGTCAAGGTAACTGGGGGGCGCCAGATGATCCTAAGTCATTTGCGGCAATGCGTTATACCGAAGCCAGATTATCAAAATTCTCTGAAGTGCTATTGTCGGAATTAGGTCAAGGTACCGTCGACTGGAGCCCTAACTTTGATGGCACCATGAAGGAACCTAAAACCTTACCAGCACGATTACCGCATATTTTGCTTAATGGTATTACCGGTATAGCTGTGGGTATGGCAACAGACATTCCACCACATAACGTTCGTGAGTTAGTGTCAGCCTGTGTTGAGCTTATTGATAACCCTAAAACAGATTTAGCGCGATTAATGGAGTTAGTGCCTGGTCCTGATTATCCAACAGAAGCCGAAATTATTACCCCAAAAGCAGATATTGAGCGGATTTATGATACTGGGCGTGGTTCAATTAAAATGCGTGCTGTTTATCGTGAAGAGCAGGGCGAGATCCTTATCACGTCATTACCGCATCAAGCCAGTAGCGGTAAAATTTTAGAGCAAATTGCCAATCAAATGCAGGCAAAAAAATTGCCGATGGTGTCTGATTTACGTGATGAGTCTGATCATGAAAATCCCGTTCGGTTAGTGATTGTGCCTCGGTCAAATCGTATTGATTGTGATCAATTAATGACCCATTTATTTGCCACGACAGATCTTGAAAAAAGCTTCCGAGTGAATCTAAACGTATTGGGGCTCGATGGCCGTCCACAAGTTAAAGGTTTAAAAACGCTGCTAACTGAATGGTTAGAGTTCCGTATGACAACCGTTACACGTCGCTTGCAGTATAGGCTTGATAAAGTGTTAGCTCGTTTACACATTTTAGAAGCCCTAATGGTAGCTTTTTTAAATATTGACGAAGTGATCGAAATTATTCGTTTTAACGATGAACCGAAAGCCGAATTGATGTCACGGTTTAACTTGTCTGATAAACAAGCTGAATCCATTTTAGAATTAAAATTACGTCATCTAGCTAAGCTTGAAGAATTTAAGATCAAAGCCGAGCAAGACGAGTTAGCCGCAGAACGTGACAAATTAGAATTGTTATTAAGCTCAGACCGTCGTTTAAAAACCTTGGTAAAGAAAGAATTGATCCAAGATGGCGATAATTATGGTGATAATCGTCGTTCACCTATTATTGAACGTATTGATGCCAAAGCACTGACTGAGCAAGAATTAACCCCAACAGAGTCTGTCACTGTAGTGTTGTCAGATAAAGGCTGGGTACGTTGTGCTAAAGGTCATGATGTTGATGTTGAGGGCTTGTCGTACAAGTCGGGAGACAGTTACTTATGCAGCGCCATTGGTAAGAGTAATCAAGCTGCGGTATTTATTGACTCCACTGGCCGCGCATTTGCGACAGACAGCCACACATTACCGTCGGCACGAAGCCAAGGTGAACCTATTACCACACGCTTTAATATGGCGCCAGGTGCGACCATGCAGCATGTATTAATGGGTGCCGATGAGCAATTTTTCTTGTTGGCAACCGATGCAGGTTATGGGTTTATTTGTGCTTATCCTGATTTGATCAGCCGTAATAAAGCGGGTAAGGCGCTGCTAAACTTGCCAACAAATGCACTTGTGTTGTCACCCAAATTAATTAACAAAGCCGCAGATCAATCTTTATTAGCGATCACCTCAGAGGGGCGCATGTTAATGTTTAATCTTGATGCTTTACCGCAGTTATCAAAAGGTAAAGGCAATAAAATCATTGGTATTCCGACAGATCGGGCTAAAAATCGTGAGGAAATATTATTGCACCTAAGTGTGGTACCTCAAGATGCATCTGTTACTTTATGGGCGGGTAAACGTAAATTAACCTTGAAACCAAGCGATCTAGAGCATTATAGAGGTGAACGCGGGCGTCGGGGAGCTAAACTGCCAAGAGGCTTGCAACGGGTTGATAGTGTTGATGTCGATGGTGTTTACGACGACAGCGAGTCAGCTGTAGATGGTTCTACTGATACGTTAGATTAA
- a CDS encoding glycerophosphodiester phosphodiesterase codes for MLVFAHRGASGYEPENTLVAMDKALDLGVNAIELDVHCVEDELVVFHDRRLEGKSTGTGLIHLTTKAKLAQYTIGGQAIPTLWQVLERVSTKSKGLCTVNIELKGIGCVQSFISLYPQALKLLHFTPEQLLISSFNHPDLAQIKRALPRAVISPLISGIPLDLAQIVTTLNAYSINLDVSFVNQAIVDDAHQRGGKVFVFTVDNADDIKALKTMGVDGIFSNYPDKAMEATMMPITTNYNGWFG; via the coding sequence ATGCTCGTTTTTGCTCACCGCGGCGCTAGCGGTTATGAACCAGAAAACACCTTAGTCGCTATGGATAAAGCCCTCGACTTGGGTGTGAATGCTATTGAACTGGATGTGCATTGCGTAGAGGATGAATTAGTGGTGTTTCACGATCGCCGCTTAGAAGGTAAATCTACTGGTACAGGGCTAATACACTTAACCACCAAAGCAAAACTGGCTCAATATACCATTGGTGGACAAGCGATTCCTACGCTGTGGCAAGTACTCGAACGGGTAAGTACTAAAAGCAAAGGCTTGTGCACCGTTAATATTGAATTAAAAGGGATTGGCTGCGTACAGTCCTTTATTAGTTTATACCCTCAAGCTCTCAAACTGCTTCACTTTACTCCTGAACAGCTATTAATATCGTCATTTAACCATCCTGATTTAGCTCAAATAAAACGAGCTTTGCCACGAGCGGTTATCTCCCCGTTAATATCGGGTATACCGTTAGATCTAGCTCAAATCGTGACGACACTGAATGCTTATTCAATTAATCTTGATGTGAGTTTTGTTAATCAAGCGATTGTTGATGATGCCCACCAACGAGGTGGTAAAGTATTTGTATTTACCGTTGATAATGCTGATGATATTAAGGCATTAAAAACGATGGGTGTAGATGGTATATTCAGTAATTATCCAGACAAAGCCATGGAGGCAACAATGATGCCGATAACAACGAATTATAATGGATGGTTTGGGTAA